A window of Planctomycetaceae bacterium contains these coding sequences:
- a CDS encoding DUF1501 domain-containing protein, whose protein sequence is MILDLSNASPLLERQLHINRRHFFGRNVCGIGTAALATLLQAGAQADKATRPVPAGHPTAEQMTPHFPARAKRMIYLFQNGAPTHVDLFDYKPRLTELHGTPVPDGYLGDKRFSTMTGNAQGKLMLAPVEPFAQHGRCGAWVSRFMPHTAGIVDELCFIKSLHTDAVNHAPAISFLLSGAQIPGRPTLGAWLNYGLGSDASELPGFVVMTSVSKGTSCGQIFYDFYWGSGFLPTRYQGARFRGSSDPVLYLNNPDGMSAELRRALLDDLAELNQMRFEEAGDPEIQTRIAQYEMAYRMQTSVPDLTDFSDEPKHVLEMYGPQVHEPGTFAYNCLLSRRLAERGVRYVQCMHAGWDQHNSLTTELYTQCKDTDQPSAALVMDLKQRGMLDDTLVVWGGEFGRTPFIQGDINNPPRWGRDHHPYAFTTWIAGGGTKAGLTYGASDDLGINAVEQPVHVHDLQATLLHLLGIDHTRLTYRFQGRDFRLTDVHGEIVNGILA, encoded by the coding sequence ATGATTCTCGATCTGTCGAATGCGTCACCGCTGCTGGAACGCCAACTGCACATCAACCGAAGACACTTTTTCGGTCGAAACGTATGTGGTATCGGAACCGCAGCCCTGGCAACGTTACTGCAGGCGGGGGCACAAGCAGACAAGGCGACTCGACCGGTTCCCGCCGGTCATCCCACTGCGGAACAAATGACTCCGCACTTCCCGGCACGCGCAAAGAGAATGATTTACCTTTTCCAGAATGGTGCTCCAACCCATGTCGATCTGTTTGATTACAAGCCTCGTCTGACGGAATTGCATGGAACGCCGGTTCCCGACGGCTATCTGGGCGACAAACGGTTCAGCACGATGACGGGAAATGCTCAGGGAAAACTGATGCTGGCTCCCGTAGAACCCTTCGCGCAGCACGGGCGGTGCGGGGCCTGGGTAAGTCGGTTCATGCCGCATACGGCGGGAATCGTTGATGAACTCTGTTTCATCAAGAGTCTGCACACGGATGCCGTGAACCATGCCCCGGCGATTTCGTTCCTGCTGAGCGGTGCGCAGATTCCGGGACGTCCGACTCTTGGAGCCTGGCTGAACTATGGACTGGGAAGTGATGCCAGCGAACTGCCGGGGTTTGTTGTCATGACGTCCGTTAGCAAAGGAACTTCATGCGGTCAGATCTTTTACGACTTTTACTGGGGATCTGGTTTTCTACCAACGCGATATCAGGGCGCGCGTTTTCGGGGAAGCAGCGATCCGGTCTTGTATCTGAACAACCCGGACGGTATGTCTGCGGAACTTCGTCGCGCTCTTCTGGATGACCTGGCTGAACTGAACCAGATGAGGTTCGAAGAGGCAGGTGACCCCGAAATTCAGACACGAATCGCTCAGTACGAAATGGCCTACCGGATGCAGACTTCGGTTCCGGATCTGACCGACTTTTCTGACGAGCCGAAGCATGTCCTGGAAATGTACGGACCTCAGGTGCACGAACCAGGGACGTTTGCCTACAACTGCCTCCTGTCGCGCCGACTGGCAGAACGTGGAGTACGTTATGTGCAATGCATGCATGCCGGCTGGGATCAGCACAACAGCTTAACGACAGAACTCTACACGCAGTGCAAAGACACCGATCAACCCAGTGCAGCTTTGGTGATGGACTTAAAGCAGCGCGGGATGCTGGACGATACGCTGGTCGTATGGGGCGGAGAATTCGGACGAACGCCCTTTATTCAGGGCGATATTAACAATCCGCCGCGATGGGGTCGTGACCATCATCCCTATGCTTTCACCACCTGGATTGCAGGCGGTGGAACCAAAGCCGGGCTCACCTATGGCGCTTCCGATGATCTGGGGATCAACGCAGTCGAACAGCCGGTACACGTTCATGACCTGCAGGCGACGCTGCTGCATTTACTGGGGATTGATCACACGCGTCTGACCTACCGGTTTCAGGGACGTGACTTCCGGCTGACCGATGTTCATGGTGAAATTGTCAACGGAATTCTTGCCTGA
- a CDS encoding PSD1 and planctomycete cytochrome C domain-containing protein, translating to MNQWSILVVRKCLNAIRLCVGCCQVSLALLIAVTSIVLSVPGLSIPCRADESMNNHGGGRLRFDRDVLPILSDKCFQCHGPDAKEGRQGNLRLDDEADARRDRNGYRVIDSDHPEESEMIRRIFSNDSDLKMPPEESGRRLTDAQQEILRQWILEGSPWGTHWALERIERPEINALSGIHPIDQLVGRIHSARNIQPVGSADGRILIRRLSLDLTGLPPTPDHVQQYMEDTSPEAWAHLVDRTLASPAFGERMAWDWLEAARYADSNGYQGDNDRTMWPWRDWVIDAFNRNLPYDKFTLWQLAGDLLPEPTEEQILATAFNRNHMINGEGGRIAEENRVDYVMDMTETMGTVWLGLTLNCCRCHDHKFDPLSQRDYYQFTAFFNQTPVNGGGGNAQTPPVLSFASDEQKRRLAELEEQLSVVDNLIAERASKLQSTQQDWEATFSKSSKADWSILHAHTATALHQKLETDASGLILASGTNPPKDEYTLEFDPSQIASNQSPDTLHQISTIASIRLDAVRHPTMTSGGLARSDSGNFVLTDFEVQLRDAENKTTQRLTLRSPEATFEQGNLKIANAIDSDPASGWAIWNGKTIDRDHSAVFRFVKPFSVSPGSTLIVKLKFNSPHANHNLGHFRLLVSPVSDAAIDGSDNALVQAIQTPVSRRNAEQQALIQKRQQADDEQFTALQKQKAELRKQSDQLTKGLAKVMVMEDRQELRKTFVLDRGLYNQPGDEVMAAGPVSLPSIRHDEGTLADSASHPPLNRRHLAQWLVSRDHPLTARVTVNRYWQMLFGIGLVKTAEDFGVQGEYPIQRELLDWLAAEFIESGWDVKHLLRTIVTSETYKRRSNVTSSEVFEADPENRFLARGSRFRMPSWMIRDQALAVSGLLVDKRGGPSVYPYQPEGVWSEATFGKRTYAASTGDALYRRSLYSFWRRIIGPPIFFDSARRQVCEVKPLRTNTPMHALTLLNDVTYVEAARTLAQLALTDVPRANLDSDKSESENTSARMQFISQRVLCRPIGPSELSVWQRSLNRALTAFEASPDSAQQLISVGESARDSSIPAATHAAWTALCLNILNLDETLTRE from the coding sequence ATGAACCAGTGGTCGATACTTGTCGTCCGGAAATGCCTGAATGCCATCCGATTGTGCGTCGGCTGTTGCCAAGTGTCGCTGGCCCTGCTGATCGCGGTGACTTCCATCGTTCTGTCCGTCCCGGGTTTATCGATTCCGTGTCGAGCTGATGAATCCATGAACAATCATGGCGGCGGGCGTCTGCGGTTTGATCGGGACGTTCTGCCCATTCTGTCGGATAAGTGCTTTCAATGTCATGGCCCGGATGCGAAAGAAGGGAGGCAGGGAAACCTGCGACTCGATGACGAAGCAGATGCGCGGCGGGATCGGAACGGCTATCGGGTGATTGATTCTGACCATCCCGAAGAAAGCGAAATGATTCGCCGCATCTTCAGCAATGATTCGGATTTGAAAATGCCGCCCGAAGAATCGGGACGCAGGCTAACGGATGCCCAGCAGGAAATTCTTCGACAATGGATACTGGAGGGATCGCCGTGGGGCACGCACTGGGCACTGGAGAGAATTGAACGTCCGGAGATCAATGCGCTGAGTGGAATTCATCCGATTGATCAGCTTGTTGGGCGCATCCATTCCGCAAGAAATATTCAGCCCGTCGGGTCAGCTGATGGTCGCATACTGATCCGTCGTTTGTCGCTTGACCTGACAGGATTGCCGCCAACGCCGGATCATGTCCAGCAGTACATGGAGGACACGTCACCTGAGGCATGGGCACATCTGGTCGATCGAACGCTGGCGTCCCCGGCATTTGGAGAACGCATGGCGTGGGACTGGCTGGAAGCAGCACGATACGCCGACTCGAATGGTTACCAGGGCGATAACGATCGGACAATGTGGCCATGGAGAGACTGGGTTATTGACGCATTCAATCGCAATTTGCCATACGACAAATTCACATTATGGCAGCTTGCCGGCGACCTCTTGCCAGAGCCCACAGAAGAACAGATTCTTGCGACGGCCTTCAATCGCAATCATATGATCAATGGAGAGGGAGGCCGGATAGCGGAAGAAAACCGAGTCGACTATGTGATGGATATGACGGAAACAATGGGTACCGTCTGGCTGGGGTTGACGCTGAATTGCTGCCGTTGCCACGATCACAAATTCGATCCGTTGAGTCAGCGAGACTACTATCAGTTTACAGCATTCTTCAACCAGACGCCGGTCAACGGAGGAGGCGGCAACGCGCAGACACCTCCTGTTCTGTCGTTCGCGTCAGATGAACAGAAACGGCGACTGGCAGAGCTTGAAGAACAATTGTCAGTTGTCGACAACCTAATCGCCGAACGTGCCAGCAAGCTGCAAAGCACACAGCAGGACTGGGAAGCGACGTTTTCGAAGTCTTCAAAGGCAGACTGGTCCATCCTGCACGCACATACGGCAACAGCGCTCCATCAGAAGCTGGAGACAGACGCGTCTGGTTTGATCCTCGCCAGCGGAACAAATCCCCCCAAAGACGAATATACTCTTGAATTCGATCCCAGCCAGATTGCCTCAAACCAGTCACCGGACACTCTTCATCAAATCAGCACTATTGCCAGCATTCGTCTGGATGCAGTTCGCCATCCCACGATGACCAGCGGGGGGCTGGCTCGAAGCGACAGCGGCAACTTTGTACTGACCGACTTCGAAGTTCAGCTTCGGGACGCCGAGAACAAGACGACTCAACGCCTGACTTTGAGATCCCCGGAAGCTACGTTTGAACAGGGCAACTTAAAGATTGCCAATGCCATTGATTCCGATCCTGCTTCCGGGTGGGCCATCTGGAACGGCAAGACAATCGACCGGGATCATTCCGCCGTGTTCCGTTTTGTCAAACCGTTCTCAGTTTCGCCTGGTTCAACGCTGATTGTTAAGCTGAAGTTTAATTCACCGCATGCGAACCATAATCTTGGGCATTTTCGACTGCTCGTATCACCCGTTTCTGACGCGGCAATTGACGGTTCGGATAATGCACTGGTACAGGCGATACAAACCCCGGTGTCACGTCGCAACGCGGAACAACAGGCGTTGATTCAAAAGAGGCAACAGGCGGATGACGAACAGTTCACAGCTCTTCAAAAACAAAAAGCGGAGCTCCGTAAACAGAGCGATCAACTGACGAAGGGTCTTGCCAAAGTGATGGTCATGGAAGACCGGCAGGAACTGCGAAAAACGTTTGTTCTCGACCGTGGATTGTATAACCAGCCTGGCGATGAAGTGATGGCCGCTGGTCCGGTTTCACTGCCTTCAATTCGACATGATGAAGGGACATTGGCTGATTCGGCGAGCCACCCGCCCCTGAATCGACGCCATCTGGCTCAGTGGCTGGTGTCGCGAGATCATCCGTTGACTGCGCGAGTTACCGTCAACCGGTACTGGCAAATGCTGTTTGGTATTGGACTGGTGAAGACAGCCGAAGATTTTGGAGTTCAGGGAGAATACCCCATCCAGCGCGAATTGCTGGACTGGCTTGCGGCGGAATTCATCGAATCGGGCTGGGATGTCAAACATCTGCTGCGAACCATTGTGACCAGTGAGACCTACAAGCGTCGTTCCAATGTGACGTCTTCGGAAGTCTTCGAGGCAGACCCGGAAAATCGCTTTCTGGCCCGTGGGTCTCGGTTTCGAATGCCGTCATGGATGATTCGCGATCAGGCGCTGGCTGTTTCGGGACTTCTGGTCGACAAGCGCGGTGGTCCGTCGGTCTATCCTTATCAGCCCGAAGGGGTCTGGTCAGAAGCCACTTTTGGCAAACGAACGTACGCGGCTTCAACCGGCGACGCTCTTTATCGTCGCAGCCTGTATTCCTTCTGGCGAAGAATTATCGGCCCGCCGATCTTCTTCGATTCCGCGCGTCGACAGGTATGCGAAGTCAAACCATTGCGCACAAATACTCCCATGCATGCACTCACTTTGCTCAACGATGTGACTTATGTCGAAGCGGCCAGAACTCTTGCACAACTTGCATTGACAGATGTGCCCCGGGCGAACCTGGATTCGGACAAATCGGAATCCGAAAACACATCAGCCCGCATGCAGTTCATCAGCCAGAGAGTCCTTTGCCGACCGATTGGACCATCAGAGCTTTCCGTCTGGCAACGGAGTTTGAATCGTGCGCTGACAGCCTTTGAAGCATCCCCGGACTCTGCCCAACAATTGATTTCTGTGGGTGAATCCGCCCGCGATTCTTCCATCCCTGCAGCGACACACGCTGCGTGGACGGCACTTTGCCTGAATATTCTGAATCTTGACGAAACGTTGACTCGGGAATGA
- a CDS encoding DUF6678 family protein has translation MTDTSPQPNTGTNDEKDRIRRVISERGLTGAASDVKWSRLLDAMRQRDGWRPLYRYKCVDGLRSEWDAEWWHHLPFPMMSVEWFDICCFQDVRQGAFIKPERIDHSDWIVQILHDARFRYDLVGDIVRIHGYLPESLDGLDANSE, from the coding sequence ATGACTGATACCTCTCCACAACCGAACACAGGCACCAACGATGAGAAAGATCGTATTCGGCGCGTAATCTCTGAGCGTGGACTGACCGGTGCGGCCAGTGATGTAAAATGGTCCCGGCTACTCGACGCAATGCGACAACGTGATGGATGGCGTCCATTATATCGCTACAAGTGCGTTGATGGCCTGCGGTCCGAATGGGACGCCGAATGGTGGCATCACTTACCGTTCCCAATGATGTCTGTGGAATGGTTCGATATCTGCTGCTTTCAGGACGTTCGCCAGGGTGCTTTCATCAAACCAGAGAGAATTGACCACTCCGACTGGATCGTACAGATTCTGCACGACGCTCGATTCCGCTACGATCTTGTTGGTGACATTGTCCGCATTCACGGCTACTTGCCGGAATCGCTTGACGGTCTCGATGCCAACTCTGAGTAA